A window of Leptotrichia wadei contains these coding sequences:
- a CDS encoding NAD(P)-dependent oxidoreductase, with amino-acid sequence MEKNLKIVYLDRVTAGPIDLREKFDKYGEYTEYEDTEVGEIDERIEDVDVVITTRIRLGKKQFEKAKKLKLILITATGFNHIDVKSANEFGIKVANVSGYSTNSVAQLAITFLLNELTPVNKYFEEVKNGKWIDIHVPDYQKYPIDDVEGKILGIVGFGNIGKKVAQMAEALGMEVMVAGKDYKKVEEDGVLRYDLDEVLEKCDVLTLHVPLTNSTRNLINLEKMKKMKRSARILNLARGPVINQDDLYFALKNKIIKSAAIDVTSVEPIEKNSKLFELENIVITPHIAWKSEKSMITLMNDVEKNLKLFLEGKLEGLK; translated from the coding sequence ATGGAAAAAAATTTAAAAATAGTGTATTTGGATAGAGTTACGGCTGGACCGATTGATTTAAGGGAAAAGTTTGATAAATATGGCGAATATACTGAATATGAAGATACTGAAGTTGGAGAAATTGATGAAAGAATAGAAGATGTGGATGTTGTAATAACGACTAGAATAAGACTTGGGAAAAAGCAGTTTGAGAAGGCTAAAAAACTTAAACTGATACTTATTACAGCGACTGGATTTAATCATATTGATGTGAAAAGTGCGAATGAATTTGGAATAAAGGTGGCAAATGTTTCAGGCTATTCGACTAACTCTGTTGCACAGCTGGCAATTACTTTTCTTTTAAATGAATTAACGCCTGTTAATAAATATTTTGAGGAAGTAAAAAATGGTAAATGGATTGATATTCATGTTCCTGATTATCAGAAATATCCGATTGATGATGTGGAAGGGAAAATTTTAGGAATTGTAGGATTTGGAAATATTGGAAAAAAAGTTGCTCAGATGGCAGAAGCATTGGGAATGGAAGTGATGGTTGCTGGAAAAGATTATAAAAAAGTTGAAGAGGATGGAGTTTTACGGTATGATTTAGATGAAGTTCTAGAAAAATGTGATGTTTTAACACTTCATGTACCATTGACCAATTCAACACGAAATCTTATAAATCTTGAAAAAATGAAGAAAATGAAAAGGAGTGCTAGAATTTTGAATTTAGCAAGAGGGCCAGTTATAAATCAGGATGATTTGTATTTTGCATTAAAAAATAAAATAATAAAATCAGCAGCTATTGATGTAACGAGTGTTGAGCCGATTGAAAAAAATTCTAAATTATTTGAATTGGAGAATATTGTAATTACTCCACATATTGCATGGAAATCTGAAAAAAGTATGATAACACTTATGAATGATGTTGAAAAAAATTTGAAATTATTTCTTGAAGGAAAGTTAGAAGGACTGAAATAA
- a CDS encoding dihydroneopterin aldolase yields the protein MKNDDINNILSYGDCYRKIEKIVKVSNVDLLETLALEIIREIKKLNGKIENVQVNIRKLAVPIDGIFDSVEIQIND from the coding sequence ATTAAGAATGATGATATAAATAACATTTTAAGTTATGGAGACTGTTATAGAAAAATTGAAAAAATTGTGAAGGTAAGTAATGTTGATTTGTTAGAAACGCTGGCTTTGGAGATTATAAGGGAAATAAAAAAATTAAATGGAAAAATCGAAAATGTGCAGGTAAATATTAGAAAATTGGCAGTTCCGATTGATGGGATTTTTGATAGTGTTGAAATTCAGATAAATGATTAG
- a CDS encoding HIRAN domain-containing protein: MLVSNFNGIKLEFDGLYYGGNYEIEVFGDGRFYYSYIENTSVELKKGSFQINQKEIMIFEEMMEYFELLKNQRNYMINEFNFGNGVLVIQKDNGREEKIRLGKEMMFEYAKTLIDKYAKKSRRLFLLDTYLEGAKYIRNFAIKIKDEVQLDLFREFNGISLNAVAVYNSRKEKVGYLPKSQSEIIARMIDAGKKFVAVPIPFDEETALKVYLVD, from the coding sequence ATGTTGGTAAGTAATTTTAATGGGATAAAACTTGAGTTTGATGGGCTTTATTATGGAGGAAATTATGAAATTGAGGTTTTTGGGGATGGAAGATTTTATTATTCGTATATTGAGAATACATCAGTTGAACTGAAAAAGGGATCATTTCAGATTAATCAGAAGGAAATTATGATTTTTGAAGAAATGATGGAATATTTTGAACTTTTGAAAAATCAGAGAAATTATATGATAAATGAATTTAATTTTGGAAATGGAGTACTTGTTATTCAAAAGGATAATGGGCGTGAAGAAAAAATTCGGCTGGGAAAGGAAATGATGTTTGAATATGCAAAGACATTAATTGACAAATATGCAAAAAAGTCAAGAAGGCTGTTTTTGTTGGATACTTATTTGGAAGGGGCTAAGTATATTAGAAATTTTGCAATTAAAATCAAAGATGAGGTTCAGTTGGATTTGTTTCGGGAATTTAACGGTATTTCTTTAAATGCAGTTGCTGTTTATAATTCTAGAAAGGAAAAAGTTGGATATTTGCCAAAAAGTCAAAGTGAAATTATTGCTAGAATGATTGATGCTGGGAAAAAATTTGTTGCTGTACCAATTCCCTTTGATGAAGAAACTGCTCTTAAAGTTTATCTTGTAGATTAA
- the folK gene encoding 2-amino-4-hydroxy-6-hydroxymethyldihydropteridine diphosphokinase gives MFLNVVIKIETKFSEREILKIINKIEAELDRKREIRWGPRTIDIDILLFSNKKIDEIDLIIPHKEMLNRLFVLIPLIEIYDGDYFEKEVIVKRIDELFKIEDQKIQKIND, from the coding sequence TTGTTTCTAAATGTAGTAATTAAAATTGAAACTAAATTTTCAGAAAGAGAAATTTTGAAAATTATAAATAAAATTGAGGCAGAACTAGATAGGAAACGTGAAATTAGATGGGGACCAAGAACAATTGATATTGACATTTTACTTTTTTCAAATAAAAAAATAGATGAAATAGATTTAATAATTCCCCATAAAGAAATGCTAAATCGACTTTTTGTATTGATTCCATTAATTGAGATTTACGATGGAGATTATTTTGAAAAAGAAGTAATTGTTAAAAGAATAGATGAGTTATTTAAAATAGAAGACCAGAAAATACAAAAGATAAATGATTAA
- a CDS encoding sensor histidine kinase → MKKIKLKKIKDKIIFANTVSLVFISFIIILGMTIFLIHKAVEAETKEMDKLVLSAIEKLNNVPTDKLKETYKNYDYADKQYISLAVEKNGNFIYLTDDENHSDFKKIEENKLEIKWDRFVYKRIYTVNNIKYYAIRNFEFMEAHEILYVMLLMFVLITISIIVISKIVAEYVLNPLSNIIFQSKEINNHNIDAQLTKTRDDEIGELIDVLNETFKKKEEIIKSQKTFSSDVSHELKTPLAIMKGYLDILEWGKNDKDLLNEAIENLNLEVKNIERIINTLFLSSNLEKITIKKEVIDVKQLFEKIKKDYELLNIKRKILVKSDGNVNIFVDKNLISEVLRGLIDNSIKYSVGNIELIAKENIMAEVIVRNYGEGIPEEEKKKLFNRNFQGKNAKKGAGLGLSIIKDIILLNDGEIYLENRKDGVDVRMEFKKVEIEE, encoded by the coding sequence ATGAAAAAAATAAAATTAAAAAAGATAAAAGACAAAATAATTTTTGCAAATACAGTAAGTCTAGTTTTTATCTCGTTTATAATTATCTTGGGAATGACCATATTTTTAATTCATAAAGCTGTTGAAGCGGAAACTAAAGAAATGGATAAGCTTGTCTTATCTGCCATTGAAAAATTAAATAATGTTCCGACTGATAAATTGAAAGAAACTTACAAAAACTACGATTATGCTGATAAACAATATATTTCCCTTGCAGTTGAAAAAAATGGGAATTTCATTTATTTGACAGATGACGAAAATCATTCGGATTTTAAGAAAATTGAAGAGAATAAACTTGAAATAAAATGGGACAGATTTGTCTACAAAAGAATTTACACTGTAAATAATATAAAATATTATGCGATAAGAAATTTTGAATTTATGGAAGCACATGAAATTTTGTATGTTATGCTTTTAATGTTTGTTTTAATCACAATTTCGATTATCGTAATTTCAAAAATTGTAGCAGAATATGTGTTAAATCCGTTGTCAAATATAATTTTTCAAAGTAAGGAAATAAATAATCATAATATTGATGCACAATTGACCAAAACAAGAGATGACGAAATTGGAGAATTAATTGATGTGTTGAATGAAACTTTTAAGAAAAAAGAGGAGATTATAAAGAGTCAAAAGACTTTTTCTTCTGACGTGTCGCACGAATTAAAAACGCCTCTTGCTATAATGAAAGGTTATTTAGATATATTAGAATGGGGAAAAAATGACAAAGATTTATTAAATGAAGCCATTGAAAATTTGAATCTTGAGGTAAAAAATATTGAAAGAATAATAAATACATTATTTTTAAGTTCTAATCTCGAAAAAATTACTATTAAAAAAGAAGTTATTGATGTAAAACAACTTTTTGAAAAAATAAAAAAAGATTATGAACTTTTGAATATCAAAAGGAAAATTTTAGTAAAATCCGATGGCAATGTGAATATTTTTGTTGATAAAAACTTAATTTCAGAAGTTTTACGTGGATTGATTGACAATAGTATAAAATATTCTGTCGGAAATATTGAATTAATTGCTAAAGAAAATATAATGGCTGAAGTTATCGTAAGAAATTATGGAGAAGGAATTCCTGAAGAAGAAAAGAAAAAGCTGTTTAATCGTAATTTTCAAGGAAAAAACGCTAAAAAAGGAGCAGGACTTGGACTTTCAATTATAAAAGATATAATTTTGTTAAATGACGGCGAAATTTATTTAGAAAATAGAAAAGATGGAGTTGATGTAAGAATGGAATTTAAAAAAGTTGAAATTGAAGAATAA
- a CDS encoding YggT family protein, with amino-acid sequence MDIIITLILKIFDTYAILILVNILGSWIDPYNQIIFFQWVRKVTEPYLRMFRIIIPIGTMNFDISAILGLMVIEMMKKMFVRAVLLGMF; translated from the coding sequence TTGGATATTATTATAACATTGATTTTAAAAATATTTGACACATATGCTATCCTTATTCTAGTGAATATTTTAGGCTCGTGGATTGATCCGTATAATCAAATAATATTTTTTCAATGGGTTAGAAAAGTTACAGAGCCTTATTTGCGGATGTTTAGAATCATAATTCCAATTGGAACTATGAATTTTGATATTTCTGCAATTTTAGGACTTATGGTTATAGAGATGATGAAGAAAATGTTTGTAAGAGCTGTTTTATTAGGTATGTTTTAA
- a CDS encoding HAD family hydrolase: MKESKNKNVAAFFDIDGTIYRDSLLIEHFKMLVQYEYIDMMTWEGKVKEKFSKWENRTGDYDDYLDELVQTYMEALKNFSKEDMDFIAKRVMKLKGDKVYRYTRERLKFHKEKKHKVIIISGSPDFLVSKMAERYGVEDYRASIYEVNENGIFTGNVIPMWDAKSKQKAITDFCKKYDIDLKKSYAYGDTTGDLTMFKNVGNAIAINPAKKLLQKIKRDKELKEKVMIVVERKDVIYKLKADVSII; encoded by the coding sequence ATGAAAGAAAGTAAAAATAAAAATGTAGCAGCATTTTTTGATATTGATGGGACGATTTATAGGGATTCGCTGTTAATTGAACATTTTAAGATGCTTGTTCAGTATGAGTATATTGATATGATGACTTGGGAAGGGAAAGTTAAGGAGAAATTTTCCAAGTGGGAGAATAGAACTGGGGATTATGATGATTATTTAGATGAGCTTGTACAAACTTATATGGAGGCATTGAAAAATTTTAGTAAGGAGGATATGGATTTTATTGCTAAAAGAGTAATGAAGTTGAAAGGTGATAAAGTTTATCGATATACACGAGAAAGATTGAAATTTCATAAGGAAAAAAAACATAAAGTTATAATTATTTCAGGAAGTCCAGATTTTCTTGTGAGTAAAATGGCTGAAAGATATGGTGTCGAAGATTACAGGGCTTCTATTTATGAAGTTAATGAAAATGGAATTTTTACAGGAAATGTAATTCCAATGTGGGATGCTAAAAGTAAGCAAAAGGCAATAACAGATTTTTGTAAAAAGTACGACATTGATTTGAAAAAATCGTATGCCTATGGGGATACAACGGGAGATCTGACAATGTTTAAAAATGTTGGAAATGCCATTGCTATAAATCCAGCAAAAAAATTATTGCAAAAAATAAAGAGGGATAAGGAATTGAAGGAAAAAGTTATGATTGTTGTGGAAAGAAAGGATGTTATTTATAAATTGAAGGCAGATGTCAGCATTATATAG
- a CDS encoding S1C family serine protease, which translates to MKLKKIITTSFMAAALTATAAVNKTDFLQNKQIVQNTNVTGDMYSAQDAFASVYDKAKDSVVNIRTKKTIVVETYNPLEAFLFGTSGVRQQRRESGSLGSGFIISSDGYMMTNNHVIEGADEIYVKLADGHEYLAKLVGTSPEVDIAILKVNANRTFKPLKFANSDNIKIGHWAIAFGNPLGLNSSMTVGVIGASGRSSLGIEQVENFIQTDASINQGNSGGPLLNINGDVIGVNTAIYSPNGGSVGLSFAIPSNLAENVRDSIIKNGKYERPYIGISVLDLSSELKKERRISYSTGILVQQVYPNSPAAKYGLKANDIILEINGKPVTSAGSFIGELAAKKIGETVNLKVASNGKEKNISMKLESFSYQQQTRQQRR; encoded by the coding sequence ATGAAATTAAAAAAAATTATAACTACATCATTTATGGCGGCAGCTCTTACGGCAACTGCAGCAGTAAATAAGACAGATTTTTTACAAAATAAGCAAATTGTTCAAAATACAAATGTTACAGGAGATATGTATAGTGCTCAAGATGCTTTTGCTTCTGTTTATGATAAAGCTAAAGACTCTGTTGTAAATATAAGAACAAAAAAGACAATTGTTGTTGAAACTTATAATCCGCTTGAGGCATTCTTGTTCGGAACTTCTGGAGTAAGACAGCAAAGACGTGAATCTGGAAGTTTAGGATCAGGATTTATAATTTCAAGTGACGGATATATGATGACAAATAATCACGTTATTGAAGGTGCTGATGAAATTTACGTAAAATTAGCTGATGGACATGAATATTTGGCAAAATTAGTTGGGACATCGCCTGAAGTTGATATTGCTATTTTAAAGGTAAATGCCAACAGAACATTTAAGCCGTTAAAGTTTGCAAATTCAGATAATATAAAAATAGGACATTGGGCAATTGCATTTGGAAATCCATTAGGACTTAATAGTTCGATGACTGTTGGTGTAATTGGAGCTTCTGGAAGAAGTTCACTTGGAATTGAGCAAGTTGAAAACTTTATCCAAACAGATGCTTCTATTAATCAAGGGAATAGTGGTGGACCGCTTCTTAACATCAATGGAGATGTAATTGGTGTAAATACTGCAATTTATTCTCCAAATGGTGGAAGTGTAGGATTAAGTTTTGCAATTCCTTCAAATTTGGCTGAAAATGTAAGAGATTCAATTATAAAAAATGGAAAATATGAACGTCCATATATTGGAATTTCAGTACTTGATTTAAGCTCAGAATTGAAGAAAGAAAGAAGAATTTCTTATTCAACTGGTATTTTAGTTCAACAAGTTTATCCAAATTCGCCAGCAGCAAAATATGGGCTTAAAGCTAATGACATAATTCTTGAAATCAATGGAAAACCTGTGACATCAGCTGGATCATTTATTGGGGAACTTGCAGCTAAGAAAATTGGGGAAACAGTTAATTTGAAAGTTGCATCAAATGGAAAAGAAAAAAATATTTCAATGAAGCTGGAATCATTTAGTTATCAACAGCAAACAAGACAACAAAGAAGATAA
- the pgsA gene encoding CDP-diacylglycerol--glycerol-3-phosphate 3-phosphatidyltransferase produces MNLPNKLAILRIILVIPFVIFLSLALEFSEIIGISIMLRIFAAIIFVGAAITDYYDGKIARKYNMITNLGKLLDPLADKILVISALITFAKFNQISLWFVIIIIFRELLITGLRSIVAAEGVVIAADKLGKWKTATQMVALTLIILIPFSFIVNNILLIIPLILTVVSGVEYVVKCKNILNK; encoded by the coding sequence ATGAATTTACCTAATAAACTAGCAATATTGAGAATCATTTTGGTTATTCCATTTGTGATTTTCTTGAGTCTAGCTTTGGAATTTTCAGAAATTATAGGGATTTCTATAATGTTGAGAATATTTGCAGCGATTATTTTTGTAGGAGCGGCAATTACAGATTATTATGATGGGAAAATTGCGAGAAAATATAATATGATTACAAATTTGGGAAAACTGCTAGATCCGTTAGCTGATAAAATTCTTGTTATTTCAGCTTTGATTACATTTGCCAAATTTAATCAAATTAGCTTGTGGTTTGTAATAATAATAATATTTAGGGAATTGCTGATAACAGGACTTCGTTCAATTGTAGCAGCTGAAGGAGTTGTAATTGCAGCAGATAAACTTGGAAAATGGAAAACTGCAACTCAAATGGTGGCACTTACGTTAATAATTTTGATACCTTTCAGTTTTATAGTAAATAATATCTTGTTGATTATTCCGTTGATATTAACAGTAGTTTCAGGAGTTGAATATGTTGTAAAATGTAAAAACATCTTGAATAAATAA
- a CDS encoding biotin transporter BioY, which translates to MKQNILSNSIKIKTKEKEFLKSIFLVLSGVIFLSIMSQLIIPLYFTPVPISLGSFGVILIALVYGRKLGIATVLSYVAAGSLGAPIFAGFKAGSLFSPTGGYILGYIAATVILGFLSDKGVAKSYVKTFLSLLLASAVILILGALVLMLFVPIKNVFMAGVLPFIPGDMLKAVAATLLFPRLWKFIKKNKN; encoded by the coding sequence ATGAAACAAAATATTTTAAGTAACAGTATAAAAATTAAAACAAAAGAAAAAGAATTTTTAAAAAGTATCTTTTTGGTATTAAGCGGAGTTATATTTTTATCAATAATGTCGCAACTTATAATACCGCTTTATTTTACTCCTGTACCTATTTCACTAGGATCATTTGGAGTAATATTAATAGCATTAGTATATGGTAGAAAGTTGGGAATAGCAACTGTACTTTCCTATGTTGCAGCAGGTAGTTTAGGAGCTCCGATTTTTGCTGGATTTAAAGCAGGTTCGTTGTTTTCACCAACAGGAGGATATATTTTAGGATATATTGCAGCTACAGTAATTTTAGGATTTTTATCTGATAAAGGTGTTGCAAAATCTTATGTGAAGACATTTCTTTCACTATTACTTGCTAGTGCCGTTATTTTGATATTAGGTGCATTAGTATTGATGTTATTTGTGCCTATTAAAAATGTATTTATGGCCGGTGTACTTCCTTTTATTCCTGGAGATATGTTAAAAGCAGTTGCAGCAACTCTTTTATTTCCAAGATTATGGAAATTTATTAAAAAAAATAAAAATTAA
- the bioB gene encoding biotin synthase BioB, with protein MLKNNNQIELVKFISHLKNKIINEKYDITHEEAIFLSKIPNDDIETLNLLFEAANQIREKFCGENFDLCTIINAKSGKCSENCKYCAQSIHFKTAVDVYGLISKETALCEAKRNENEGAHRFSLVTSGRGFNGNEKELNDLAEIYESIREHTKKLSLCASHGICTKEALQKLANAGISMYHHNLETSRRFYPNVCTSHTYDDRVNTIKNAKAIGLNVCSGGIFGLGETIEDRIDMAFDLKELKVNSVPINILTPIPGTPFENNKAVEPLEILKTISIYRFIMPKTHLRYAGGRIKLGNYVKTGLKCGINSALTGNFLTTTGTTIEKDKNMVTELGYKI; from the coding sequence ATGTTAAAAAATAATAATCAAATTGAACTAGTTAAGTTTATATCACATTTAAAAAATAAAATTATAAATGAAAAATACGATATAACTCATGAAGAAGCAATCTTTTTATCAAAAATTCCTAATGATGATATCGAAACTTTAAACTTGCTTTTTGAAGCAGCAAATCAAATTAGAGAAAAATTTTGTGGTGAAAATTTTGATTTATGCACTATTATTAACGCAAAATCTGGGAAATGCTCTGAAAATTGCAAATACTGTGCACAATCAATTCATTTTAAAACAGCAGTAGATGTATACGGTCTTATTTCAAAAGAAACAGCACTTTGTGAAGCCAAAAGAAATGAAAACGAAGGCGCTCATAGATTTTCACTTGTAACAAGCGGTAGAGGATTTAATGGAAATGAAAAAGAATTAAATGACTTGGCTGAAATTTATGAATCTATACGAGAACACACTAAAAAATTAAGTCTTTGTGCTTCTCATGGCATCTGTACAAAAGAAGCATTACAAAAATTGGCTAATGCAGGTATTTCGATGTATCATCACAATTTAGAAACATCGAGAAGATTTTATCCTAATGTCTGTACATCTCACACTTATGATGATAGAGTTAATACGATAAAAAATGCAAAAGCAATTGGATTAAACGTTTGCAGTGGAGGAATATTTGGATTAGGGGAAACTATTGAAGATAGAATTGATATGGCATTTGATTTAAAAGAATTAAAAGTCAATTCTGTTCCGATAAATATTTTAACTCCAATCCCTGGAACTCCATTTGAGAATAATAAAGCAGTAGAGCCATTAGAAATTTTAAAGACTATATCTATTTACCGTTTTATTATGCCTAAAACTCATTTAAGATATGCTGGAGGAAGAATTAAATTAGGAAATTATGTAAAAACTGGTTTAAAATGTGGAATTAATTCTGCACTTACAGGAAATTTCTTAACAACTACAGGAACAACAATAGAAAAAGATAAGAATATGGTAACAGAATTAGGCTATAAAATTTAA
- the pnp gene encoding polyribonucleotide nucleotidyltransferase, with amino-acid sequence MFDEKIYSFNLGNQEIKISTGKIARQAGGSVIVQCGGTVLLVTATRSKDVKEGQDFFPLTVDYIEKFYASGKFPGGFIKRESKPGTDEILISRLIDRPIRPLFPEGFLNAVHIVITVFSYDEVNYPENLATIGVSAALGLSDIPFAGTVAGVTVGYINGEYILNPTGEQLLESEIQLSVAGTKDAVTMVEAGAKEVSEEVMLEAIMFGHEKIKEICAEQDKFLAQFDVQKYEFEKKEVEPEIKEFIDGFENEVENAIMTPGKLEKYEAIDNLEIELFERYVEKLESEEREIDENLEKELKKYYRDVEKRLVRDAILYKQYRADGRKTTEIRPIDVEIDTLPVPHGSALFTRGETQALVVATLGSKEDEQIIDGMEDETRKKFFLHYNFPPYSVGEAGFMRAPGRRELGHGNLAERALKHVMPDQDKFPYTVRLVSEITESNGSSSQATICGGSLALMAAGVPIKSTVAGIAMGLIKEGDTFTVLTDIQGLEDHLGDMDFKVAGTKDGITAIQMDIKIEGITREIMEIALKQALEGRMFIIDKMEAVISEPRAEVSENAPKIEVIKINPDKIAGLIGPGGKVIRAIIDETGVSIDIDDDGTVSIFGKESENMKKALELVKNQTQSVELNGIYEGKVTKLMKFGAFVEVLPGKEGLLHISEISNKRIEKTEDALKEGQIVRVKVISMENEDKFNLSMKALL; translated from the coding sequence ATGTTTGATGAAAAGATATATAGTTTTAATTTAGGAAATCAAGAAATTAAAATAAGTACTGGAAAAATTGCACGTCAAGCTGGAGGATCGGTTATTGTGCAATGTGGCGGAACTGTACTTTTAGTTACAGCGACTAGAAGTAAGGATGTAAAGGAAGGTCAGGATTTTTTTCCGCTTACAGTTGACTACATTGAGAAATTTTATGCATCTGGAAAATTTCCAGGTGGATTTATAAAAAGGGAAAGTAAGCCAGGAACTGATGAAATATTGATTTCAAGATTGATTGATAGACCGATTAGGCCGCTATTTCCAGAAGGATTTTTAAATGCGGTTCATATTGTAATTACGGTGTTTTCTTATGATGAAGTCAATTATCCTGAAAATCTGGCTACAATCGGAGTTTCTGCTGCATTGGGGTTGTCAGATATTCCGTTTGCTGGAACTGTGGCCGGAGTTACAGTTGGATACATTAACGGAGAATATATCTTAAATCCGACTGGTGAACAGCTTTTGGAAAGTGAGATTCAGCTGTCGGTTGCAGGTACAAAGGATGCCGTGACAATGGTAGAAGCTGGAGCTAAGGAAGTTTCTGAGGAAGTAATGCTGGAAGCTATTATGTTTGGGCATGAAAAGATTAAGGAAATTTGTGCAGAGCAGGATAAATTTTTGGCACAATTTGACGTACAAAAATATGAATTTGAAAAAAAGGAAGTAGAGCCTGAAATTAAAGAATTTATTGACGGCTTTGAAAATGAAGTTGAAAATGCGATTATGACACCTGGTAAATTGGAAAAATATGAAGCGATTGATAATTTAGAAATAGAACTTTTTGAGAGATATGTTGAAAAACTTGAAAGTGAAGAAAGAGAAATTGACGAAAATCTTGAAAAGGAATTAAAAAAATATTACAGAGATGTGGAAAAAAGACTTGTGAGAGATGCTATTTTGTACAAGCAATATCGGGCTGATGGAAGAAAAACTACTGAAATCCGTCCAATTGATGTAGAAATAGATACACTTCCAGTACCACACGGTTCAGCATTGTTTACACGTGGAGAAACTCAGGCATTGGTTGTTGCAACACTTGGAAGTAAAGAAGATGAACAAATTATTGATGGAATGGAGGATGAAACACGTAAAAAATTCTTCCTGCACTATAATTTTCCGCCATATTCAGTTGGAGAAGCTGGATTTATGAGAGCACCTGGAAGACGTGAACTAGGACATGGAAATTTAGCTGAAAGAGCATTAAAACATGTTATGCCAGATCAAGATAAATTCCCATATACAGTAAGGCTTGTTTCTGAAATTACAGAATCTAACGGATCTTCATCACAAGCGACAATTTGTGGAGGATCGCTTGCTTTAATGGCAGCTGGAGTGCCTATAAAATCAACAGTTGCAGGAATTGCAATGGGACTTATAAAAGAAGGGGATACATTTACTGTACTTACTGATATTCAAGGACTCGAAGATCATCTTGGAGATATGGACTTTAAAGTTGCAGGTACAAAAGATGGAATTACTGCGATTCAAATGGATATAAAAATTGAAGGAATTACAAGAGAAATAATGGAAATTGCTTTAAAACAAGCATTGGAAGGAAGAATGTTCATTATTGATAAAATGGAAGCTGTAATAAGCGAACCTAGAGCTGAAGTCTCTGAAAATGCACCAAAAATTGAAGTTATCAAAATTAATCCAGATAAGATTGCAGGACTTATTGGGCCTGGAGGAAAAGTTATTAGAGCGATTATTGATGAAACTGGAGTTTCAATAGATATTGATGATGATGGAACTGTTTCAATTTTTGGAAAAGAGTCTGAAAATATGAAAAAAGCATTGGAACTTGTAAAAAATCAAACACAATCTGTTGAGTTAAATGGAATTTATGAAGGAAAAGTTACAAAATTGATGAAATTTGGTGCATTTGTGGAAGTACTGCCAGGAAAAGAAGGGCTTTTACATATTTCTGAAATAAGCAATAAGAGAATTGAAAAGACTGAAGATGCATTAAAAGAAGGACAAATTGTAAGAGTTAAAGTAATTTCAATGGAAAATGAAGATAAATTTAATTTAAGTATGAAGGCATTGTTGTAA
- a CDS encoding response regulator transcription factor, whose translation MGKMLIVEDDKKISRILKLQLEHKNHEITIIENGIDALNEIDKKRDFYDLMLLDLGLPSMEGNEVCKNVRKISEVPIIVVSAKNNTEEKVELLKSGASDYVTKPFDFLELDARIDINIRKEKNSEIVYKTLKLNTENYSVYLEETPVLLTKTEFELVKLLTENKEEIVSRDKIVEKIWGWDASDNLLDSTIKKIRQKLGKEKIKTVRGIGYILKI comes from the coding sequence ATGGGAAAAATGCTGATTGTTGAAGATGATAAAAAAATATCACGTATTTTAAAATTACAGCTTGAACACAAAAATCATGAAATAACGATAATCGAAAATGGAATTGACGCATTAAATGAAATTGACAAAAAGAGGGATTTTTATGATTTGATGCTTTTGGATTTGGGACTTCCTTCGATGGAAGGAAATGAAGTTTGTAAAAATGTTAGAAAAATATCAGAAGTTCCTATAATTGTTGTTTCTGCGAAAAATAATACGGAAGAAAAAGTTGAATTATTAAAATCAGGAGCGAGCGATTATGTTACAAAACCTTTTGATTTTTTGGAGCTTGATGCAAGAATTGACATAAATATTAGAAAAGAAAAAAATTCTGAAATCGTTTATAAAACTTTAAAGTTAAATACAGAAAATTATTCTGTTTATTTGGAAGAAACTCCTGTTTTATTGACAAAAACAGAATTTGAACTGGTTAAACTTTTGACTGAGAATAAAGAGGAAATTGTTTCACGAGATAAAATCGTTGAAAAAATATGGGGTTGGGATGCAAGTGACAATCTTCTTGACAGCACAATAAAAAAAATTAGGCAAAAATTGGGAAAAGAAAAAATTAAGACTGTGAGAGGAATTGGGTATATTTTAAAAATATGA